One window of Chloroflexus aggregans DSM 9485 genomic DNA carries:
- the leuC gene encoding 3-isopropylmalate dehydratase large subunit has protein sequence MDKPRTLFEKVWESHLVRPETPETPAVLYIDLHLIHEVTSPQAFTELRRRGLRVRRPDKTLATMDHSTPTTPRNHLGIIPVVDPMAMSQLEQLRKNCAEFGIPLFELGDENQGIVHVIGPEQGLTQPGMTIVCGDSHTSTHGAFGALAFGIGTSEVGHVLATQCLLQRKPKTCAVRIDGRLGPGVTAKDIILALIAKYGVGGGTGYVFEYMGEAIRALSMEERMTICNMSIEGGARAGMVAPDDTTFEYIAGRPFAPKGAAFEAAVAYWRTLPTDDGAVFDHELTLSAGDLKPMITYGTNPGMGIPIDAPIPRPEEMPDARSRAALDKALAYMGLEPGKPLLGHPVDVVFIGSCTNSRLSDLRQAAQFFRGRKVAPGVRVMVVPGSQQVKRAAEAEGLDRIFKEAGAEWREAGCSACLGMNDDKVPPGKYAISTSNRNFEGRQGPGARTMLASPLTAAAAAVTGVVTDPRTLLTQRR, from the coding sequence ATGGATAAACCGCGCACGTTATTTGAAAAGGTCTGGGAATCTCACCTGGTGCGTCCAGAGACGCCGGAAACACCGGCCGTTCTTTATATCGATCTGCATCTGATCCACGAAGTAACGTCACCACAGGCATTTACCGAGTTGCGCCGACGCGGATTGCGTGTACGCCGACCCGACAAGACGTTAGCGACGATGGATCATAGTACACCGACGACGCCACGGAACCATCTCGGTATCATCCCGGTTGTCGACCCAATGGCGATGAGCCAACTTGAGCAATTGCGGAAGAATTGCGCCGAGTTTGGGATCCCGTTGTTTGAGTTGGGTGATGAGAATCAGGGAATCGTACACGTGATCGGGCCGGAGCAGGGGTTGACTCAGCCGGGTATGACGATTGTGTGTGGTGATAGTCATACCAGTACCCACGGTGCGTTTGGAGCGTTGGCCTTTGGGATTGGTACGTCGGAGGTGGGGCATGTTTTGGCTACCCAGTGCCTCTTGCAGCGTAAACCAAAGACCTGCGCTGTGCGGATCGATGGTCGGCTTGGCCCTGGCGTGACTGCTAAAGACATTATCCTGGCTCTGATCGCGAAATACGGTGTCGGTGGTGGCACCGGCTACGTTTTTGAGTATATGGGTGAAGCTATTCGCGCGCTCTCGATGGAAGAGCGGATGACGATCTGCAATATGAGTATCGAGGGTGGGGCCCGCGCCGGCATGGTCGCACCTGATGATACGACGTTTGAGTATATTGCCGGTCGTCCGTTTGCTCCGAAAGGGGCTGCATTTGAGGCGGCGGTCGCTTACTGGCGCACGCTCCCAACCGACGATGGGGCTGTGTTCGATCATGAACTGACGTTGTCGGCCGGTGATCTGAAGCCGATGATTACTTATGGAACGAATCCCGGTATGGGGATTCCGATTGATGCACCAATCCCCCGACCTGAAGAGATGCCTGATGCGCGCAGCCGGGCGGCACTCGATAAAGCGTTGGCGTATATGGGTCTTGAGCCGGGGAAGCCGCTCCTCGGTCATCCGGTTGATGTTGTCTTTATCGGTTCATGTACGAACTCGCGCTTGTCGGATCTGCGACAGGCAGCCCAGTTCTTCCGTGGACGTAAGGTGGCGCCGGGGGTGCGTGTCATGGTAGTACCGGGTTCGCAGCAGGTGAAGCGTGCGGCGGAAGCTGAGGGGTTGGATCGGATTTTCAAGGAGGCAGGCGCTGAATGGCGCGAAGCCGGTTGCAGCGCTTGTTTGGGAATGAACGACGATAAGGTGCCGCCGGGGAAGTATGCGATTAGCACCTCCAACCGTAACTTTGAGGGGCGACAGGGTCCGGGTGCCCGCACGATGTTGGCTAGTCCGTTGACGGCGGCGGCAGCGGCGGTTACCGGTGTCGTTACCGATCCGCGCACGTTGTTAACGCAAAGGCGCTAA
- the leuD gene encoding 3-isopropylmalate dehydratase small subunit, which produces MEPISTITGKVVVLPVENIDTDQIIPARFLKVTDKSGLAAGLFEAWRYLPDGTLNPDFPLNRPEAAGATILISGRNFGCGSSREHAPWALQDYGFQAVIAPSFADIFRNNALKIGLLPVMVEQSVYDELVVMYANDPSMVLTIDLAAQIVALPDGRQVHFPIDAFSKYCLLHGVDQLGFLLQQEAAIAAYEAAHPQPVQTTVRR; this is translated from the coding sequence ATGGAACCAATTTCAACGATTACCGGTAAAGTGGTCGTCTTACCGGTTGAGAATATTGACACCGATCAGATTATTCCGGCGCGTTTTCTCAAAGTTACAGACAAGAGTGGTTTGGCGGCGGGGTTGTTTGAGGCATGGCGCTACCTACCCGATGGGACTCTCAACCCCGATTTTCCGCTGAATCGGCCGGAAGCAGCAGGAGCTACTATTCTCATTAGCGGTCGCAATTTTGGCTGCGGTAGCTCACGTGAGCACGCGCCATGGGCTTTGCAAGACTACGGTTTTCAAGCTGTGATCGCTCCCTCGTTTGCCGACATTTTTCGGAATAACGCGCTCAAGATCGGGTTGTTGCCGGTAATGGTCGAGCAGAGTGTCTACGATGAGTTAGTGGTCATGTATGCGAATGACCCTTCCATGGTGCTAACAATTGATCTAGCAGCGCAGATCGTCGCCTTACCCGATGGCCGGCAGGTACATTTTCCTATCGATGCGTTTAGTAAGTATTGCCTGCTGCACGGAGTCGATCAGCTTGGCTTTTTGCTCCAACAAGAAGCGGCGATTGCGGCTTACGAGGCAGCACACCCCCAGCCGGTGCAAACGACGGTACGCCGTTAA
- a CDS encoding LamG-like jellyroll fold domain-containing protein, with product MHRLARWLMILCLLVAAPPVHAQPAGRWSVAEFLADQPGRLRDLTFDGRSAAQIIEEQSSYFGISPFLILALLEATAGLLSDPSPPADAISYPFGRHGPEGFVAQIEWVSRELRAGLGPYQQSPTLRLSDGLTLTLSLDEPAEWIAIKRFLAHGRDSTAWLAAVKATHTALRTYFDGQLAPPATVASSNTGWLRAPWPLGTRVVHLAYFDHMYPMVDLGSDGNSEMVDYLGRRNLQYNSHDGHDYVFPDAPFTTPILATAAGTAYAFSEARGLGVVIIHPNGYETVYWHLSALDPIFNTGNGVPVVAGQPIGVSGASGVSGTPHLHFEVRRWEGGIRKQVDPYGWYGTGVDPCPMYAGCAISTWLWHPDLSGQYDFTPPNYPPPPGDTTPPIGTMRVAPPSDLLLAATFDGHPLQTVGQGLPQISGVLSFEAGRFGQAWNSERGSLAFPTTGNLDLAQGTISLWVDIPTDYPVNSRNRHYLFATSADPTGAPVYTGTLALRRDRLGPHGSAQWTFWTVQDADRGEDQLSVPDTLSPGWHHFAVSWEATSGTKALYIDGVLVAERSNTAFPTIAGALLHLGRFSSDSPGAGVRVDELAVYNRPLTAEEIADLAKKPPLSTEPIPITDQLIRIDTNALDDNGGIAAVILGINDELSDPLPYYDSYRWSLPAVKGEHMVSVQYIDRAGNTTVVTQTVRVNLPPHVDVDSEWLDQVTVRLRFNVRDAELPVEMQFSTQPDFAATPWLPLVPEVRWRWEETERPHLFVRFRDAAGLVSVPIEITLRHQVFIPLVGH from the coding sequence ATGCACCGACTTGCCCGCTGGCTCATGATCTTGTGCTTACTCGTCGCAGCTCCACCGGTACACGCGCAGCCAGCGGGTAGGTGGAGTGTTGCCGAGTTTTTAGCCGATCAACCGGGACGGTTACGCGATCTCACCTTTGATGGGCGTAGTGCAGCTCAGATTATTGAGGAGCAGAGTAGCTATTTTGGGATCAGTCCGTTTTTGATCCTTGCGCTGCTCGAAGCTACTGCCGGTCTCCTGAGTGATCCGTCACCGCCGGCAGACGCTATTTCGTACCCTTTCGGACGACACGGCCCTGAGGGTTTCGTCGCGCAAATTGAATGGGTCAGTCGTGAATTGCGTGCCGGATTGGGGCCGTACCAACAATCGCCTACGTTGCGCCTAAGCGATGGCTTAACGCTAACCCTGTCGCTCGATGAACCGGCAGAATGGATTGCGATCAAGCGTTTCTTGGCCCACGGTCGCGATTCGACGGCATGGTTAGCAGCGGTAAAGGCTACACATACCGCATTACGTACCTATTTTGACGGGCAACTGGCTCCTCCGGCAACGGTTGCCTCGTCGAACACAGGTTGGTTGCGTGCGCCATGGCCTCTGGGTACACGTGTCGTCCATCTGGCCTATTTCGATCACATGTACCCTATGGTCGATCTTGGCAGTGATGGCAATAGTGAGATGGTTGACTATCTCGGTCGGCGTAATCTCCAATACAACAGCCATGACGGTCACGATTATGTCTTTCCAGATGCGCCGTTTACCACACCTATTCTCGCCACCGCTGCCGGAACAGCCTACGCTTTTAGCGAGGCGCGCGGACTTGGAGTAGTGATTATTCATCCGAACGGCTATGAAACCGTCTACTGGCACTTGAGTGCGCTCGATCCTATCTTCAACACCGGAAACGGTGTGCCGGTCGTGGCCGGTCAGCCAATTGGGGTCAGTGGTGCTAGTGGGGTAAGTGGTACACCCCATCTCCACTTTGAAGTCCGTCGTTGGGAGGGTGGGATACGTAAACAAGTCGATCCGTATGGTTGGTATGGGACGGGAGTCGACCCTTGCCCTATGTACGCCGGTTGTGCGATAAGTACGTGGCTATGGCATCCCGACCTCAGCGGCCAGTATGACTTTACCCCGCCCAATTACCCACCACCACCTGGCGACACGACGCCGCCGATTGGTACAATGCGGGTAGCACCACCGTCTGATCTACTATTGGCCGCCACCTTTGATGGGCATCCTCTCCAAACGGTTGGGCAGGGGTTACCGCAGATCAGCGGTGTACTCAGCTTTGAAGCAGGGCGTTTTGGGCAAGCGTGGAATAGTGAGCGTGGTTCCTTAGCCTTCCCCACAACCGGTAACCTCGATCTCGCGCAGGGGACAATTAGTTTGTGGGTAGACATTCCGACCGACTATCCGGTCAATAGTCGCAACCGTCATTACCTCTTCGCGACGAGTGCTGACCCAACGGGAGCACCGGTGTATACGGGTACCCTAGCACTGCGACGAGACCGGTTAGGACCGCATGGAAGCGCCCAATGGACATTCTGGACGGTGCAGGATGCCGATAGGGGTGAGGATCAATTGAGTGTACCGGACACCTTATCGCCGGGATGGCACCATTTTGCGGTGAGTTGGGAAGCAACGAGTGGCACGAAAGCGCTTTATATCGATGGTGTGCTGGTTGCAGAGCGGAGCAATACTGCATTCCCGACAATTGCCGGCGCGCTCTTGCACCTCGGTCGTTTCAGTAGTGATAGTCCAGGCGCCGGGGTGCGGGTTGATGAACTGGCCGTCTACAACCGTCCGTTAACAGCAGAGGAGATTGCCGATTTAGCCAAAAAGCCGCCGCTTAGCACTGAGCCGATACCGATTACCGACCAATTGATCCGGATTGATACCAACGCCCTCGACGATAATGGTGGCATTGCAGCGGTCATTCTTGGGATCAACGATGAACTGAGCGATCCACTGCCGTACTACGACAGTTACCGATGGAGCTTGCCGGCGGTGAAGGGTGAGCATATGGTGTCTGTCCAGTATATTGATCGGGCGGGTAATACAACCGTGGTTACTCAGACGGTGCGAGTTAATCTACCACCACACGTTGATGTGGATAGTGAATGGCTCGATCAAGTGACGGTGCGCTTGCGTTTTAACGTGCGCGATGCTGAATTACCGGTCGAGATGCAATTCAGCACACAGCCCGACTTTGCCGCTACACCATGGTTGCCGCTGGTACCGGAGGTGCGCTGGCGATGGGAGGAAACCGAGCGACCACACCTCTTCGTGCGTTTTCGTGATGCAGCCGGTCTGGTGAGTGTCCCGATAGAGATTACCCTACGCCATCAGGTGTTTATCCCGCTGGTGGGACATTAG